DNA sequence from the Prosthecobacter dejongeii genome:
CCTGGGCTGCCAGCACCTGCGCCTTCGCGGCAGCCACCGTTGCCTTGGCGCTTTTCATGCGGGCTTCATCGTCCTCCAGGTCCTGGGTGGAAACTGCCCGCTGGGTGGAAAGCACCTTCGTTCGCGCCGCCCTCTTCTCGGCGGAGTCCTGCTCGGCTTCGCGTTGGATGACGACCGCCTCGGCCGCCATCTTGTCACTCTTGCGGGCAGTCACCTGAGCCTTGGCCGTGATGATGCTGTTCTGCGCCTGCCGCAGTTGCGCCTGGGCCTCTTGAAGTTGCGCTTCCAGCACATCCACCTGCATCCGCACCAGCACCTGTCCCTCCTTCACAAGATCCCCCTCATCCACCAGCACCTCCTTCACCCGGCCTGCCATCTTGGTGGCGATGTCGATCTCGGTAGCCTCGACACGTCCGTTGCCACTGATCAAACCCTCCTGATGAGATTCCTGTTCCGACCGCTGCCAAAGCGTCCAGACGGCAAAAAAACCGACGCACAAAAGAAGGACAACGACTCCTGATCGCAGCAAGGCTTTGCTCATGATGTTTAGGGTTTAAAGAACAGAGGTGCAATGACTAGCGAAAGCTGACTTCACCACCCTCCACCGAGCGCTTTGATGAGCCGCACGGTGGCGAGGTGGCGCTGGGCGGCGATGCGGGCGGTGGCGAGTTCGGCTTGGAGGCGGGTGCGCTCGGCGTCGAGGAGTTCGAGGTAGCTGAGGGCACCGCGTTCGTAGGCGGCGCGGATGAGGTCGGTGGCTTTGGTGGATTGGGCGAGGGCGTCGCCGACGGCAGTGGCTTGCTCGGCTCGCTGGCGGATCTGGGTGAGGCTGATCTCGACGTCGTTGATGGCGCTGAGCACGGATTGGCGATAGTTGGCGATGGCTTCTTCGCGGGCGGCTTTCTGGCGCTTGACGTTGAAGTGGATGACGGCCCAGCCGGTGAGAGGCACGCTGATGCTGGGGCCGATGCTCCAGACGCGGCTGTCGGCATTGAGCAAGGTGTCCACGTCTTTGCTGAGAAAGCCGCCGGTGCCGGTAAGGCGCACGGCGGGGAAGTAGGCGGCGGTGGCGACTCCGATGTCGGCATTCCGCGCGGTGACGAGGCGCTCGGCGGCGGCGATGCGCTTCAAGTCCGCGAAAATCGGCTCCATCACTCGCTTCACCAGATCATTCAGCGCCGCCGTCGGCTGCCGCATCTCATGCGCCATCAGTTTCCCAAGCACTGGATGCGAGGCACGCTTCAGGAGAACGAAACGCAGGCAGAAATCAATCCATCGCCCCAGCGCCTCACGGGCATCGCCCTTCGCCGTCAGCCGTGGCGACGGCTCAGAGCGCAGCACCTGCTCATGCGCCGCCAGCAGCACCTCCCGGTAAAGCCCCTCCTTGCTGCCGAAGTAGTAATTGATCGAAGCCACATTAACCCGCGCCCTCCGGCTGATCTCCCGCACACTCCCTGCGGCAAACCCCGCCTTCCCAAACACCACCGCCGCCGCCGCCAGAATACGTCCTTTGCGTGCCTCCGGGTCGCGCTCACGCGGGGTTGGGGATAGATAGTCGAGTAACATGTCCTTTGCTTCTTAAGAAGCGTGTGTTTATAAACGGTTGTTTATATGCGGACAGGCCTCCCGTCAACGCATTTTGTGGACTGCCGCAGAGCGATTCAGTAACTCACTTTTGGAATTGCCTCACGCTTACGGCGACCGTCAAGGAGCTTTCGGGGCCTCCAAAGGCTGTCCCTAAAGGGCACCCTCCTTTGAACCCTCCCCGAACTCCTCCCAAGCCCTGACGGGTTGACTGTCGTCTTCCAAGCTCCGGCTGGGGTGAGACCTGTAGTTAAGGGTTTAACAAGCGAAACCACTTTTTCACAGGAGGAAAAATGAACAAAGGGAAATTTACACTGGGCCAGTTGGTAGCCACTACTAACGCGCTGGAATCACTCAATGGCGAGGACATCCAGATTGCTCTGGGCCGGCACATCACCGGCGATTGGGGCGATATTGATCACCCTGAAGACTGGGAGGCAAACTGCTTTGCCCTGAAGCACGGGGCAGGACGTTTGTTCTCCGTTTATCGCGACCGCAAGGGCGTGAAGTTTTGGATCATCACCGAGGCGGACCGTTCAGCAACAACCGTGCTGTTGCCCGAAGATTACTGACGGGAAGTGGGCGGTGGCCGCACCCCAATTTTTACCGCTGAGTTGACACGGCGCGCACTGCATGAGCAAGAAATAGCACTCACGCAGGAAGCAGCCACAATCCAAAGCGACTCGACGGCCGCATGCCACACCGTCCACCTGGTGGAAACGTATCGCGGTTTTCGGAACTGCTGCAGGTGCTCTGGCAGCGCTCCTCGATGCCGTGGCCAAGATCCTTGAACTGATTCTCTCTCACGGCCCATGATGCGAAATGAGACAGAAAACGACGGTTGAAAGAAGGGGCTGCATCGAGGCATTGACAAAACAACCACGACTTTTTACCTATCGAATCAGTGCAACTAAACCCGATGGGCCACGGCTAAGCCAATGAAGACAGACCATTATCAATGCGAGAAGTGCGGAACGCTCATTCAGGGCACTTCATCCCCGAGCGGCCACGGATGCCCGAAGGGTTTCCCTCACAAATGGCATAAATTGGGTGCAGTTGGCACCAAGAACCACCAGTGCCGGAAATGCGGCACTGTGGTGGCCACTGAGAACGCTCCTTCAGGACACGGATGCCCACAAGGATTCCCACACCAATGGAGCAAACTGTAGATTATCTTGCTTCCGGCACTGAGTTTGATGCTGCTTTCGGACACGTCAGCGGCATGACTTGGCTTCCTTGGGTTGGCTCCCGTTACGGTAGCCGCCCGCCTGGCCAACGCTTACTTGTAGTGGGCGAGTCTCACTACGCCAAGCCCAGTTCCCCTGAACTGCTCGCCAAGGTCCTTAAGGATCACATCGACTACAAGCCTTACACTCGCGATGTCGTTTCCGAGTGCTTGGTGCATCAGGACTGGCCAAACCGCACTTTGGACACGCTCCCCAAATTACTCTTTGGCACTTCCTCCATCGACCGAGAGCGAGTGTGGTCGGATACGGGCTTCTACAACTTTGTTCAGAGGCTCATGCACTACAATCGCGAGGGACAACCCGAGCGGCCCACTTGGGACGACTTTGTGCAAGGCTGGCAGGTGTTCTCGGACATCGTTCGTATTCTGAGACCGAGCCATTGCGTTTTCATCGGTGTAGCGGCGGCGAACAGTTTTGACTACGCCGTGAAGGCCTTGGGCCATAGCCACACGCCAGTTCAGCGGACAGAATACATCAGTCGCACCCAGGGCCGGAAAGCTACCATCACGCTTGATGGCCACACGACGGACCTGGCTTTCGTCCAGCACCTCGGAAAGTTCTTTTCGTGGAGTCAGTGGCACAGCTATTTACGTTCACACCATCCTGAACTCACGACCTGGCTCGACGCGCAGCGATACACCGTCAGCTAAGGCGCTGATCCAACTCTGGAGACAACCTCTCTCGTCCAAGACCCCACTTCACTGGCCAAGCCGCCAGCTTGCTCTTTTTATGCAACATAACGTCCTTTATGTTGCATAAAGAAAGGGGGTGTGCTATGGTCTAAAAACACCTCCAGGAGGACCCACATCATGACGCCATCCACCAGAACTGATTTTGATGACCGTGTGCTCGCTTGCGCGCCTGGCTCATTTCCATGGGACCTCTGGCAACAAGAAGCTCTGGATGCTGGGCTACACCCAGACCTGGCTACCCTTGGCCGCGCCGTCATGCGCGAGGCTTACCAGCACGACTGGTGCGACGGGCTCAAATACGAGTGCGGCATCAACAATCCAGAGACGGCCGCAGGAATGATTGTCTGCGCCAAAGAACAGCCGTTCTTAACCGAGACCAGGTGGCAATGGCTTCTGGCTACCGATGGGCTGCGCTTTGACCCATGGAACCGCGAAGAATGGTCAGAAGCAGCTCCCGAGTGGAACGAAATGCTCCGCCGCTGGCTTGCTGAACTGAACGCGGAAAACGTGCGCTCCGCCGAAAATCAGCTCCTCCTTGAGGCCCTGGATTACATCACCTTTTTCTACAGGTTGAACCAGCTGGCAATCGTAGATCTGGAAGGACAAGCCTTCCGCACTGGTGCAAGTGAGACAACCTTGTGGGCCAGTTTCACCGTGATCGACAGCACTCAGCCCGAGCCCCGTCGAGTCAACCATTCAGGAGCCATCCGCATTGACCTGGGCAAAGATGGCGACGCGACCATTTTTGAGCGTGTGGAGGAAAGTTGAAATGAGTGAGGGCAAAACAAACCTGCCTACCATTCGCAAACGTTCTGCCGCTGGCGGAGCATTGACGTTGAAGGAGGGCAAATGGCCTCCTTTGATCATCCGTGCCGGAACGGCTGCACAGGAGAGATTCCTCGAATTCTTCACCGCCACCATCCGCAACAAAAACACGCGGATGGCCTATTTCAGGGCGATTTCTCGCTTCATGGCCTGGGCTGATGAGCGCCATCTTTCCCTTGAAGACATTCGGCCAATCCATGTGGCCACCTATATCGAAGGCTTCACCGCAGGCCTTGCAGACCCTTCTGTGAAACAACACCTGGCGGCCATCAAAATGCTCTTTGACTGGATGGTCACTGGTCAGATCGTGCCGACAAATCCTGCCGCTTCTGTGCGCGGTCCAAAGCATGTAGTGAAGAAAGGGAAAACACCTGTTCTCACCGCCGAGGAAGCGCGCAAACTCCTGGAGTCCATCACCACCGAGACTGTTGTCGGGCTTCGCGACCGAGCCCTCATTGCTACGATGCTTTACAGCTTTGCCCGCGTTTCTGCCGTTGTTGGAATGCGAGTGCAAGACTACTACCCCCAAGGCAAACGCTCATGGCTGAGGCTTCACGAGAAAGGGGGCAAATTTCATGAAGTCCCCTGCCATCACAAGGCCGAGGAATATCTCGAGGCCTACCTCGAAGCAGCCAAGATCAAAGACCAACCCAAGACTCCCCTGTTTCGCTCGACCCGAGGAAGAACTGCCCAGCTCACAGAAAAGGCACTCACGCGGATTGATGCCTTTCGTATTGTCCAACGCCGTGCCAAGCAAGTCGGGCTTCTCGGTCGCATCTGCAATCACAGCTTCAGAGCAACGGGGATTACAGTTTACTTAGAGAATGGAGGCGAACTGGAAACAGCGGCCCGCATCGCGGCTCACGAGTCACCACGGACAACCAAACTTTACGACCGCACGGCTGACAACATCACGTTAGAGGAAATCGAGCGAATTCGTTTTTGACAGTAGAAGAGCCCTTCACTCTCCAGGAAGGCTGATTCTGCCATCGGCGCCATCAAAATTCCAAAGCTGATCGAACTGCTGTTTCAGTTCACGTCGAAGACGAGCTTCTTCGCGGCCTGCTTCCTCGCGAGCTCTTCCTACTGCCGAGCCACTGCGATCCCGAAGAGAGATCAATTCACGAGTGAGTCGAACAACTTCATTGTGAAGGCTCACAGTAGCGGCATTCTCGAAATCCAACCTTGGGACAGGAAGATCACTCACGACGGCTGATCCCCTGCTATAGTAGCCGCCCCTGAAAGGACTTCCGCGCTTTCTCAAAAAGAACTCGCTTGTCCGATGGTTCAAAAGCGCCAGGAGAAACTCCAGGCTGTAACCCATTCGCGGATTCGTAATTGCTACCTCTCCAGCAGTGCCGCCAGATGCGAAGCCTACGCCTGCCGAATCCCAACCATACTTGTCTCCAAGTTGATTGACTGAATAGATGATCTTTCCATCAGCAAAGGCGGTGTTCAGCGCTTGATGTCTGCCAAACCGATAAAATTCCCCTGGAGCTGGGGGCGGCGAAACATCTCTTCGGCTCAGCCTTACGGAATGGGCATTCAAATACTCCCAAGCCAGCGGAAAGTCCGAAGCCATTCTTGCTGGAGGAATCAAGACAGCTTCGCCTCGCCCTCCCAATTCATACGGAAATATGACGCGACCATCACCTACCACGGACGCAAAGGAAGAGACTCCTCCTGAATCCATCAAATATGGCCGCGTGATCTGCTCCTCAACTTCCCAAATGCGACCGGCTTTTTCAAATCGGACACGCGTGCCGTGCAAACTCCAGTTCTTGATTGCAAACACGTCTTCCGCGCTTGTCTGAAAACCATTGATCACGTCTGCGACATCGGACAAGACCAAGCCATCATGCCAAAGAGTCCCAAGGACCTTCGCTTCATCATCATCGGCGGGCAAAACCCAAGGCCTCTTGCCATAGCGTTCCAAGGCATCCAGGCCCAACGTGATTCCCTTGGCAGAAGGCTCAACCATCCACTCTCCAAAACTATGAACATGACGATACCTGAAGCTCTCTCTTGGCTGCTTGTTCAGAACGAGAAGGCACACATACGTTGATTTACCTGCGAATACCAACTCATTGCCGAAATCGACGATTTCACTGACCAGGCGTCTCTCAGCCAGCAACTCTCTGAGCTTCGCACCAGCTTCTATATTCAGCCATTTGTTGGATACAACCATCCCGACACAGCCCGACTCTTTTAGACGTTCGATCCCCTTCTCCAGAAAAACGAAGTATTTGTCGAACTGCTTGAACGGAGTCTTGTATCGCGCCTTGTAGAAGTCAAACTCCTCTCGGTGTTTGGTCTTCATTTCCTCTGTTTTCATGTATGGCGGATTGCCAACAACGAGATCAAATTCCAAAGGAATTCCACTGCGGCTCCAGTCCAACGGCCTGCTTGTTTGAATGAGCTGAGGGGTTGATGGCAGCTCTCCTGTCTCTAAAACAGTATTTCCCCACACAACATTGCTGTCGAGGTTCGGAAGGATTTTTCTACCAGTAGGCAAGGTGTCTTGTTGCTCATCTTCAAGTAGCTTCACAACCAGACTGAACCGGGCCACCTCAACGGCGTTGTAGTCGATGTCGATCCCAAAAAGGCAGCTTTCCAACAGCTGTCTTTTTGCTTCAAAAACAAGACGATAATCATTTTCCGCCCGACGTGAAATCTTGCTCGCATCGCCCGTGTGTTGGAAATGCTCTATCGCTGCATCGACCAATTCGTCCAAGCACCTCAGTAAGAACCGCCCCGAACCAACAGCAATATCGAGAACTCTTAATTGCGTCAATGACTCCCAGTTCAACGTCCCCTGCTCCCTGAGTGCGTTGAGACGACCGCTCACCGTTCTTCTGACAAGCTCATCTACAATCACCTGGGGAGTTGTAACGACTTCCCTTCCTTCATATTGAGGCTTGTCTTGTAAAGTAACGACATCAGTTCCGTCATGAATTACCAGGCGCTTGACCAAGAACAGCTCATAAACTTGGCCGAGGAAATCAGCATCAAGAACGCTAAAACTGTATGGAGCTTGAGGAAAATAAAGCTCCTCCACAATGTCGAGGAACACTTGAGCGTCGATGGCATAAACGGTCTGAAGTGGATCGTTTCCACAATCAAACAGGCCTGTATTGTAGCGGTCATCGAGCTGTTGAAACAGCCTTCTCAGCTCTACGATGTCTTTCCTTAATGCAATATTTCTCAGCCTCTCCCTGCCCTCAATTCCCCGATCCTCACACATGCGAATGATGATGAGCCGATTGATCACCTTTTGCGCGATGTCGCTCAACTCATCAATGGAAAGAGCAGGATAACGACGATGGAGATCCCCAGCTATCCGTAGCCTCCATCCGTTGAACTTCTCCAGGAAAACAACATTGATAGGGATCTGCCCTTCTCCTGCTACACCAAACCTTGATTCGATAGAACCACTGGCGACGGCTTCACGGCCAAAGATTCCAAGCAGCTCAT
Encoded proteins:
- a CDS encoding HlyD family secretion protein, whose amino-acid sequence is MSKALLRSGVVVLLLCVGFFAVWTLWQRSEQESHQEGLISGNGRVEATEIDIATKMAGRVKEVLVDEGDLVKEGQVLVRMQVDVLEAQLQEAQAQLRQAQNSIITAKAQVTARKSDKMAAEAVVIQREAEQDSAEKRAARTKVLSTQRAVSTQDLEDDEARMKSAKATVAAAKAQVLAAQAAIEASEAQVVGAESQAEAVQATISRIKADIEDCSLKAPRDGRVQYRIAQPGEVLGVGGKVLSLVDLGDVYLTFFVPETAAGKLEIGGETRLILDAAPQFVVPAKISFVASVAQFTPKTVETMSERQKLMFRVKAQIDRTLLQKHLQKVKTGLPGVAWVKLDGQAPWPVSLAIKLPE
- a CDS encoding Eco57I restriction-modification methylase domain-containing protein; the encoded protein is MSEIEDLVAHFERERQRICASNSTFTETEARVEFIDPLFEMLGWDMRNQRGLPNSLKDVVREESQVNESSWKRPDYTFRIGSARKFFLEAKKPAVDIRTHRDSAFQTRSYGWTAGMAISILTNFRTIRIYDTTTEPNSVDDVNVGLLMEVDFQDIPAKFHELLGIFGREAVASGSIESRFGVAGEGQIPINVVFLEKFNGWRLRIAGDLHRRYPALSIDELSDIAQKVINRLIIIRMCEDRGIEGRERLRNIALRKDIVELRRLFQQLDDRYNTGLFDCGNDPLQTVYAIDAQVFLDIVEELYFPQAPYSFSVLDADFLGQVYELFLVKRLVIHDGTDVVTLQDKPQYEGREVVTTPQVIVDELVRRTVSGRLNALREQGTLNWESLTQLRVLDIAVGSGRFLLRCLDELVDAAIEHFQHTGDASKISRRAENDYRLVFEAKRQLLESCLFGIDIDYNAVEVARFSLVVKLLEDEQQDTLPTGRKILPNLDSNVVWGNTVLETGELPSTPQLIQTSRPLDWSRSGIPLEFDLVVGNPPYMKTEEMKTKHREEFDFYKARYKTPFKQFDKYFVFLEKGIERLKESGCVGMVVSNKWLNIEAGAKLRELLAERRLVSEIVDFGNELVFAGKSTYVCLLVLNKQPRESFRYRHVHSFGEWMVEPSAKGITLGLDALERYGKRPWVLPADDDEAKVLGTLWHDGLVLSDVADVINGFQTSAEDVFAIKNWSLHGTRVRFEKAGRIWEVEEQITRPYLMDSGGVSSFASVVGDGRVIFPYELGGRGEAVLIPPARMASDFPLAWEYLNAHSVRLSRRDVSPPPAPGEFYRFGRHQALNTAFADGKIIYSVNQLGDKYGWDSAGVGFASGGTAGEVAITNPRMGYSLEFLLALLNHRTSEFFLRKRGSPFRGGYYSRGSAVVSDLPVPRLDFENAATVSLHNEVVRLTRELISLRDRSGSAVGRAREEAGREEARLRRELKQQFDQLWNFDGADGRISLPGE
- a CDS encoding tyrosine-type recombinase/integrase, with product MSEGKTNLPTIRKRSAAGGALTLKEGKWPPLIIRAGTAAQERFLEFFTATIRNKNTRMAYFRAISRFMAWADERHLSLEDIRPIHVATYIEGFTAGLADPSVKQHLAAIKMLFDWMVTGQIVPTNPAASVRGPKHVVKKGKTPVLTAEEARKLLESITTETVVGLRDRALIATMLYSFARVSAVVGMRVQDYYPQGKRSWLRLHEKGGKFHEVPCHHKAEEYLEAYLEAAKIKDQPKTPLFRSTRGRTAQLTEKALTRIDAFRIVQRRAKQVGLLGRICNHSFRATGITVYLENGGELETAARIAAHESPRTTKLYDRTADNITLEEIERIRF
- a CDS encoding CerR family C-terminal domain-containing protein translates to MLLDYLSPTPRERDPEARKGRILAAAAVVFGKAGFAAGSVREISRRARVNVASINYYFGSKEGLYREVLLAAHEQVLRSEPSPRLTAKGDAREALGRWIDFCLRFVLLKRASHPVLGKLMAHEMRQPTAALNDLVKRVMEPIFADLKRIAAAERLVTARNADIGVATAAYFPAVRLTGTGGFLSKDVDTLLNADSRVWSIGPSISVPLTGWAVIHFNVKRQKAAREEAIANYRQSVLSAINDVEISLTQIRQRAEQATAVGDALAQSTKATDLIRAAYERGALSYLELLDAERTRLQAELATARIAAQRHLATVRLIKALGGGW